From a single Mycolicibacterium moriokaense genomic region:
- a CDS encoding YdeI/OmpD-associated family protein, with product MTSQRVPGGVVHKLPTDLRKALISNDTALAAWKDITPLARNEFICWVEDAKQPATRDRRIRRTQEELEEGMRRPCCWPGCKHRERNGR from the coding sequence ATGACTAGTCAGCGGGTGCCTGGCGGGGTGGTGCACAAGCTTCCCACAGACCTGCGCAAGGCGTTGATCTCGAACGACACCGCGCTGGCCGCGTGGAAGGACATCACGCCGCTGGCGCGTAACGAGTTCATCTGCTGGGTCGAGGATGCCAAGCAGCCGGCGACCCGCGATCGTCGCATTCGTCGCACCCAGGAGGAGCTCGAAGAGGGCATGCGCAGACCATGCTGCTGGCCCGGGTGCAAGCACCGCGAGCGCAACGGGCGGTAG